The Moorena producens PAL-8-15-08-1 genomic interval GGCAAAGTAGGGAACAGGGAATAGGGAATAGGCAATAGGGACTTCGGAGCAGGGAGCAGGGAACAGGGAATAGGGAACAGGGAATAGGGAACAGGGAATAGGGAATAGGGAATAGGGACTTCGGAGCAGGGAGCAGGGAGCAGGGAACAGGCTAGAAGCCTGTGCCACAAGGGCTGGATCGCACAAAAAAAAAATTTTCTGATCTACTTGCCAATCCAGATTAGCTTTGTTAGACTTAATAAGGCGTCAAAAAAAGACAAGCCGGGATAGCTCAGCTGGTAGAGCAGAGGACTGAAAATCCTCGTGTCGGCGGTTCAAGTCCGCCTCCTGGCATATTCGATCAGCAGTCAGTGGTCAGCCCTCAGCGGTCAGCTTGTATGATTCAAAAGCTGTTTGCATCTCAAGTAGCGTGGCCTAAGGCCAATAGCTGAATACTGATAGCTGAATACTGATAACTGATAGCTGATAGCTGATTACTTAAATACAGTTCAATCCCACCAATAGCAAACAACAACGGCATCCCGATCACGTTTAATATCGTCTCCCCATAATGCCCCTTCGTATCGATATCTCAATCGGCGTTTGAGTCGGTAACTATACTCTTCGTTTGTGCCATCAGTTACCTCTACCGAGTCAGCTCGCCATTTTTTACCCAGATCTATTAGTTGGGAAACTTTGGTATCTTGATTTTCTGCAAGTACGTATAAGGTATCTGCTGGATAGGCCACAAAATGAATAATGCTGCTATCTGGCATTGGACGATAGTTGGCCATTGCCAGCAGGGTATCTAGCAAACCACCAAAACTTAAGCCATTTTCGTCTGGGGCGAAGACTGGTTTGGTAAACAGAAAGCTTGCCCATAAATCTGTATGCTTGGAAAGGTCAGTAATAACTTCTGGGCCATCAAACTGATTGAATCGGCGCTGCCAAACTAAAGCACCAAATAGTTCTTGGGGAGAATAGGATTCAGCAATGGATTGGATTTTAGTCAAGTCAAGCATTGTTATTATGAGGGGTTTTCCCTCGCCTAACTTCTTATGCGTAAAAACGTGCCATCTACTAGGCTACCAAAAAATCCGGGAACGTGAGAGCCTCTCTTTTCTAAAGGGTTAGAAGTTACCGCAATCAGAGGGTCGGCTTTATAGTTGGCAGGCTATGCAGATAAGGGTTAAAACTTATTGATTAAGGCGACCCTCTGATAAGGTTTCATCTCCGGGATGAAACGGACGCGACGGGTTTTAACCCGCCGTGTCCATCTTTTGAGGTTCAGGTAACCTGGCTATCAAGCTTATTATTAACTCAAATTGAGTAATTACACGCCGTTCAGATTCTTGTTTTAACTGCTGTTTATCAAAGCTAGTAATCCTAATCATCAGTCTTTCAGTTTTAATATATATCTTGTCATCCAGGCAGACATCTGCTATGATTATAGTAAGAGGAAAATGAGATGTATAAGACGATTCCAGTAAAAGCTAATTTGACAGATGAAGAGCATGCTTTTTGGGTATTTCAATGCCAACAAGCCAATAGCTTATGGAATTGTGCTGTTTATTACTCCAAGCAAAAACATTACCATTGGTTACAGCAACAAGAAGAAGCTTTCACCACTTATTGGAGTGGGGATGAGTTGAGGTATGGTTGGAAGACCTATAAATGCAGCATCAGATATGCCGAACTCTGCAAAAACCTTAAAGAAAATCCACACTATAAAGCGATGGCAGCTCAGTCTGCTCAACAAAGCCTCAAGACTGTCGCTGAATCTATTACTAGTTACAACCAACTAGTTGGACTTTATTACAAGGGAACTGTTGATAGGCCAAAACTGCCTAGGTACAGAAAAAAAGGTGGATTAGCTGCCGTCACTTTCCCTCGGCAAGCCCTAACTTACAAAAAGGGTTTATTTTGCCCGTCGATAAGCAAAGAAACCAAACCTGAATTAATAACTGAAATAGCACTGGAACCGCCAGAATTTATAGACCCAGATTGGGTTAAAGAGGTGACTATTCGCCCGTACTTGGGGCAACTTTGGATTGATTGGGTGATAGATGATGGCAAACAACCAATCGATCACAACCCTAAGTTGGATTACTCTCAAGCCTGGAGTTTTGACCATGGTGGTGATAATTGGCTGACGGGGGTTTCGACTCAAGGAAAAAGCCTAATTATTGATGGTCGAAAACTCAAATCACTGAATCAGGGTTACTCTCGGTTAGTTGCCAAATACAAAGAAGGTAAACCCGAATTCTACTGGGACAAGAATCTTAATCGGGTTCAACGGAAACGCAATAACCAGATGAGAGATGTCATCAATAAGGCTGCCCGTTTCATCGTCAACCGATGCCTGAACGATCGGATTGGAAACTTGATTATTGGCTGGAATGAGGGGCAAAAGAACTGCTCAAATATGGGGAAGCGAGGTAATCAAAACTTCGTCGTAATTCCCACTAAAAGACTAATTGAACGGTTAAAGCAACTCTGTCCCGAGTATGGTATCAAGCTGACAATTACTGAGGAGTCTTACACTAGCAAAGCGTCTTTCCTTGATAACGACCCATTACCAAAAATAGGTGAAAAACCCAACGGATGGGAAGTGTCAGGTAAACGGGTTAGGCGCGGTTTGTACAAGACTTCCAAAGGACAACTGGTAAATGCCGACTGCAACGGTGCAGCCAATATCGCCAGGAAAGTAGCCAGACAGTTAGGTTTAGACCTAACCAAGCTGAGTAGGGAAGCTTTGACACTTCCGCATCGGTATAGTTTATTCAACTCTCTGAAGAAAACATACCGAAAAAGATGTTACGAGGCTCGGTTTCAACCAGCCTCGTAACAACCTTTTAGAATCCCCCGTGCTTCAGCCGGGGGAGATGTCAACTCATTGCGCTCAATCGCTATTTCGATTTCATCAGGGTGAGCTTTTGCGTATACCCAAGCATTGGCTAAATCAGCAGCTGTAATTGTTGGATAACTTGTTAAAAGATCACCCTCACTGTATCCAATACGACGAGCTTCTACAAGTAACCAGACGGGAATACGAGTATTGGCAATGCAAGCTTCTCCCCCACAAACTCTAGGGTTTTTCTCAATTCCTTGCCAATTGTTTGTGAGACTTTGAGCAAGTAACTGAATAACCTGCACTTTTTCACTAGGGCTAAGGGCAAGAAGTTGTTGCTCTAAGTCTTTAAGTAGCACGGATGTCAATCCTTTGATGGGCGGGAAACCGATATTTATAATTGTACCAGAAATCGGGAATCGGGAATCGGGAATCGGGTGCATCTCAATGCATGCAATTAGACAAAAATTATAATAAAATTCCGACACTGCCTACACTACCCACTCTCCCTAAAATCCCCACGCTTCCGACACTTCCGGCACTTCCCTTCTTTTTTACAAAGATGAGATGCACCCCGGGAATCGGGAATCTGGTTAATTGATAGTATTGCTGAACCCGAAAAGGGTAAGAGTTGGTTTCAGGAAAAAATTACCCAATGGTTAGGAAATTTACCTGACGATCAAGCAGAGTTAGCTCAGAGCTATCACCACCTGCGGCTTAAGAATTAAATTGGCCACGGGTCCCACCGTCAGGAACGGGCAAGATGCCCATTCCACCTCACTCTTAAAATCATTCCATTATTAAGCAACGCCTAAACCATCTCGCTATTCAGCAATGCCCTTGATTACTTGGGACTGGCTAAACTCCAATCTGATTACCTCCAAAGTTGATCAAATCACCTTTGATATTGGGAAACTCATCTCCTAGGTCAAGGTTATCGGTAATTGTGGTTTGTGCGATCGCGACCCTGGCTCCGAGACCGATAAACAGACCACCACCGTCGCCGATACCATCATTGTCACTGTCGGCAATATTACCAATGATTTTGTTGTTGCCCAAGACAACGGTATTACCACTTTCGACAGAAACGCCGCCGCCATTGATTCCTGCCGAGTTACCAGTAATCGTATTGTTGACCATAAACAAGTCGTTATCAGTTCCTTGGACATTGACACCACCGCCACTGTCTCCAGTCAGATTGTCAATAATCTGGCTATTGAATAGCTTTACAACATTGTTATTTATTTTTCCCCCAGTACCGATTTCTATTCCACTATCCTGGTTGTTGCTGATAGTGCTACCAAGCACCGTTACATTTTGACCAGCAGCACTTATATCAATACCCTGACCCTGATTTTGGCTGAAGGTGCTTTTCCTAACAAATAATCTGGTATTGTCTCCGTCGAGATCGATGCCATCTGATCTGTTGTTTAGGAAAGAGCTACGGAGCACTTTAAGATTATTGTTGTTTCCGTTGATATCGATGCCATCGTAGTTGTT includes:
- a CDS encoding RNA-guided endonuclease InsQ/TnpB family protein, with translation MYKTIPVKANLTDEEHAFWVFQCQQANSLWNCAVYYSKQKHYHWLQQQEEAFTTYWSGDELRYGWKTYKCSIRYAELCKNLKENPHYKAMAAQSAQQSLKTVAESITSYNQLVGLYYKGTVDRPKLPRYRKKGGLAAVTFPRQALTYKKGLFCPSISKETKPELITEIALEPPEFIDPDWVKEVTIRPYLGQLWIDWVIDDGKQPIDHNPKLDYSQAWSFDHGGDNWLTGVSTQGKSLIIDGRKLKSLNQGYSRLVAKYKEGKPEFYWDKNLNRVQRKRNNQMRDVINKAARFIVNRCLNDRIGNLIIGWNEGQKNCSNMGKRGNQNFVVIPTKRLIERLKQLCPEYGIKLTITEESYTSKASFLDNDPLPKIGEKPNGWEVSGKRVRRGLYKTSKGQLVNADCNGAANIARKVARQLGLDLTKLSREALTLPHRYSLFNSLKKTYRKRCYEARFQPAS
- a CDS encoding DUF433 domain-containing protein yields the protein MLLKDLEQQLLALSPSEKVQVIQLLAQSLTNNWQGIEKNPRVCGGEACIANTRIPVWLLVEARRIGYSEGDLLTSYPTITAADLANAWVYAKAHPDEIEIAIERNELTSPPAEARGILKGCYEAG
- a CDS encoding right-handed parallel beta-helix repeat-containing protein translates to MAVFTVNTTAEGINPNDGVTSLREAIEAANNSPGKDTILFELEPALPTITIDSNLGTLDITDSVNIVGRQDGDQITVEGDGNPFDIFTISNGANVTFNKLTISNGSDGIQVDDGNLKVIDSIFTGHGTDAIKSEADNSKITVINSLFRNNYDGIDINGNNNNLKVLRSSFLNNRSDGIDLDGDNTRLFVRKSTFSQNQGQGIDISAAGQNVTVLGSTISNNQDSGIEIGTGGKINNNVVKLFNSQIIDNLTGDSGGGVNVQGTDNDLFMVNNTITGNSAGINGGGVSVESGNTVVLGNNKIIGNIADSDNDGIGDGGGLFIGLGARVAIAQTTITDNLDLGDEFPNIKGDLINFGGNQIGV